The segment AATCTAGTAACCTTTCTTTTAAAAATGAAACTGATTGAAATACCTTTATTAAAAATAAAATACAACACATCATGAATACCGATAGAGATACAGAAAGGGATAACAAGTACTTACGTGCTAAAGAACGCATGGAGCATATAAAAAAATTCTATACCAGTTTATTCTTTTACATTGTATTCATTCTTTTTCTTGCTGGGCTTAATTATTATACCAACGAATTACGCTACCCTTGGTTTTTATGGGCAGCATTGGGATGGGGTATAGGCATTGTGTTTCAGGCTGCAAAAGCTTTTAAGTTTAATTCATTCTTAGGAAAAGACTGGGAAGAGCGCAAAATGAAACAGTTTATGGAAGAAGATGAAAAAAACAGCAAAGACCTTTGGAAATAAATTTAATTATGAAAAATTATACAGAAACCGCATATCATCGTGCTCAGAAAAAAGTCGATAGCATCAAAGTATTTTACAATCACATTATTGTTTATCTACTCATTAATATCGCCTCTATTTTAATATGGTTTTTTGTAATTAGAGGCTTTTACGCAACTATTGAAAATCAAGGATTTAAAAATTGGATAGACGCAAATTTTTTATTCTTCTCAATAGTATGGACCATTATTTTGATTTTCCACGGTTTAAAAGTATTCAAAGGTGACAAATTTAAAGCCTTTAAAATTTCAGTTTTTAAAAAATGGGAAGAACGCAAGATTAAAGAGTTCATGGAAGCGGAAGAAAAACTAAAAAGATTTTAAAGATGGAGTTTGAAAAAAAATCTAAATACGAACGCGCCAAAAAAAGAGTAGAAGATATAAAGGGCTTTTATACACATTTAAGTATTTATTTTGTAATTAATGGGTTAATGCTTTTAGCGGCACTTGGTATTTTTGAAGGTACTTTTTTACCCATTCAGTTTCCAGATTGGTCCTATTTTACCACACCAATTTTTTGGGGAATTGCAATTTTTATTCATTGGGTTTATGTTTTTAAATCAAAACTCATGCCCTTTAGAGGCTAGGAAGAGCGAAAAATCAAACAGTTTATGGAAGAGGAAGAAAAAGAATTTCAAGAGCACAATTCATAAAATTAAAACATTTAACAATTACTTTGTTTATTGTTGTGTTTGACTTAAAAAAAACAAATGAAAAGAACACTTGAAGAACAGCGAATTGAATTTTCCAATCAAAAATTTCTTGCGACACCTTTAGCTGGATTAATTGTTTGGTCTATTATTGGGGTTACAGGTTTTTTTTTCTCGGATTTTATAACAGTTTGGACCATTTTTATTGGAACAGGAAGCATTGTATACCTAGGTTTATTTCTTTCAAAATTCACGGGTGAAAATTTCTTAGATAAAAATAAACCGAAAAACGAGTTTGATACACTTTTCCTTTTTACCGCTGGACAAGCCATTATGGTTTACTCGATAGCTATACCATTTTTCCTTATTGACTATTCTTCTCTTCCAATGACTGTTGGTATTTTAACTGGATTAATGTGGTTGCCATTTTCTTGGATAATAAAACATTGGGTTGGTATTTTTCATACAATAATTAGAACTGTATTAATTGTAGCCCTTTGGTATCTAGTACCAGAATATAGATTTATAGCAATACCATTCTCAATTGTTTTTATATACATAATAACATTGTTGATTCTCAAAACAAGAAAAAGAAATTAAATGACACATCAATATCTAATATAACAAATTCGGATTGAAATGTTAATTTGAAAAGAAATACAAAAAATAAACATATAACTATTGAAAAGTTAAATGTTGGGAAGCCCCGTATAATCTATAATTAACACCGTTATGTAACATAATTAAATTTTCAGCAACTAATAGGAAATAATAAAACAATGAAAGCACACGAAATAGACTATACCATTTACGGCGAAGAAATGCAGTATGTGGAAATTGAACTAGATCCCAACGAAGGCGTTGTTGCCGAAGCAGGAAGCTTTATGATGATGGACAACGGAATTAAAATGGAAACTATTTTTGGCGACGGGTCTAAAAATGATAAAGGATTATTAGGGAAAGT is part of the Marixanthomonas ophiurae genome and harbors:
- a CDS encoding 2TM domain-containing protein — encoded protein: MKNYTETAYHRAQKKVDSIKVFYNHIIVYLLINIASILIWFFVIRGFYATIENQGFKNWIDANFLFFSIVWTIILIFHGLKVFKGDKFKAFKISVFKKWEERKIKEFMEAEEKLKRF
- a CDS encoding DUF7010 family protein codes for the protein MKRTLEEQRIEFSNQKFLATPLAGLIVWSIIGVTGFFFSDFITVWTIFIGTGSIVYLGLFLSKFTGENFLDKNKPKNEFDTLFLFTAGQAIMVYSIAIPFFLIDYSSLPMTVGILTGLMWLPFSWIIKHWVGIFHTIIRTVLIVALWYLVPEYRFIAIPFSIVFIYIITLLILKTRKRN
- a CDS encoding 2TM domain-containing protein gives rise to the protein MEFEKKSKYERAKKRVEDIKGFYTHLSIYFVINGLMLLAALGIFEGTFLPIQFPDWSYFTTPIFWGIAIFIHWVYVFKSKLMPFRG
- a CDS encoding 2TM domain-containing protein; amino-acid sequence: MNTDRDTERDNKYLRAKERMEHIKKFYTSLFFYIVFILFLAGLNYYTNELRYPWFLWAALGWGIGIVFQAAKAFKFNSFLGKDWEERKMKQFMEEDEKNSKDLWK